A DNA window from Sylvia atricapilla isolate bSylAtr1 chromosome 6, bSylAtr1.pri, whole genome shotgun sequence contains the following coding sequences:
- the LOC136363100 gene encoding formin-1-like: MEGTHTILQLHKPIMELCYISFYHPEGKVRGFTYKGSVTLDRTSKRFCSCYQVRERFHMDLREQPYENFGDVIFKQTTTKDLFNELYKITAEKEKLLSSVLRFHHFPDLKAGHQQEKHQDVPGVPKLKGDNNFTLTHQQELLLDSTKRDNLNHKKMRKYRRKESFEEIRHRKEGKKIQEHLFLLSTEDTQQKNKKIVSTRLPTRSYPSSFSPSSWLIVTGKDNLPVDNRIQPEKWTEEGYFLKSNKAVKLDTDLPSSSSKDISDVVAVEPVDNGECIPEVTKSISLVNSSQYSLSNKLEILSKSAAAKILKSSKYAEPVCKEKPGITVLAEVQDIDTCIEKVTNLPAESLLDFHRGNETISPVLTAAHNELISRTDVYSVDEAAGDSNNSVLQEKEEDGSGLQYKAERVHITDESCNLVGAVNKALLKVIRSDTLDEAAEWKRLQQITRVDRNLPGSLYEKRTTVSRGNGKHLFLNLPVNESPDIPQTSNKLEEKRLHSPPLAAVSNVFGNSYPLSNTHKQMSPIPSPLSSRLPSPQLHHRILPLPAQNTEDESMFGDYGRGRHGAVNLSFSDLEPQFYRKFSDPGELGFATRQRGLHQNATAGHFEKCAVQEKLTTHTQQNFCPGQSYFILLLS; encoded by the coding sequence ATGGAAGGCACACATACCATCCTTCAATTGCACAAACCCATTATGGAGCTTTGTTACATCAGCTTCTATCATCCAGAGGGGAAAGTCAGAGGATTTACTTACAAGGGCTCTGTAACTCTGGATAGAACCAGTAAGCGTTTCTGTAGCTGCTATCAAGTAAGGGAGAGGTTTCACATGGACCTGAGAGAACAGCCGTATGAAAACTTTGGAGatgttatttttaagcaaaCTACCACAAAAGACCTTTTCAATGAGCTGTACAAAATAactgctgaaaaggaaaaactgttaTCCAGTGTTTTGAGATTTCATCATTTTCCGGACCTTAAGGCAGGacatcagcaggaaaagcatcAGGATGTTCCCGGAGTCCCAAAACTTAAAGGTGATAATAACTTCACTCTTACACATCAGCAGGAGTTATTGCTGGATTCTACAAAGAGAGACAATTTGAATCacaaaaaaatgaggaaatacagaagaaaagagagcttTGAGGAGATCAGACATcggaaagagggaaaaaaaatacaagaacatCTCTTTTTACTGAGTACAGAAGacacacaacagaaaaataagaagataGTCTCCACAAGACTTCCGACCAGGAGTTAtcccagctccttttctccctccagctggCTAATAGTAACAGGTAAGGATAATTTACCAGTAGACAATAGAATACAACCAGAAAAGTGGACAGAAGAGGGGTATTTTCTTAAGAGCAACAAAGCTGTGAAATTGGACACTGACTTACCAAGTTCTAGCTCAAAAGACATCAGTGATGTTGTTGCAGTTGAACCAGTGGATAATGGAGAATGCATTCCTGAAGTTACCAAGAGCATCAGTTTGGTGAATTCATCTCAGTACAGTCTGTCTAACAAACTCGAGATATTGAGTAAATCTGCAGCTGCTAAAATCTTGAAAAGTAGCAAGTATGCTGAGCCAGTATGTAAGGAGAAACCAGGAATCACAGTTCTTGCTGAAGTCCAGGATATAGACACTTGTATTGAAAAAGTTACCAATCTCCCTGCAGAGTCTTTACTGGATTTTCACAGAGGTAATGAAACCATTTCTCCTGTTCTCACAGCAGCACATAACGAGCTTATATCAAGAACTGATGTATACTCTGTAGATGAAGCTGCTGGAGACTCTAATAACAgtgtgctgcaggaaaaggaggaagacGGCTCTGGTTTGCAGTACAAAGCAGAGAGAGTGCATATTACTGATGAGTCATGCAACCTTGTGGGAGCAGTTAATAAAGCTCTTCTGAAAGTTATCCGGAGCGACACTTTAGATGAAGCTGCAGAATGGAAGAGACTGCAGCAAATTACAAGAGTAGACAGAAACCTGCCAGGCTCACTATATGAGAAAAGGACCACAGTATCCCGGGGAAACGGcaagcatttatttttgaaCCTGCCTGTAAATGAAAGTCCTGATATTCCTCAGACAAGTAATaaactggaagagaaaaggCTGCATTCACCCCCATTAGCAGCAGTGAGTAATGTTTTTGGTAATTCATATCCGCTATCAAATACACACAAACAGATGTCACCTATTCCCTCTCCGTTATCTTCGAGACTGCCCAGCCCGCAGCTGCACCACCGGATCCTCCCGTTACCAGCACAGAACACCGAGGACGAGTCCATGTTCGGGGACTATGGCCGTGGAAGACACGGTGCTGTAAACCTCTCCTTCAGTGACTTGGAGCCACAGTTTTATCGGAAGTTTTCTGATCCTGGAGAATTGGGATTTGCCACCAGACAGCGGGGCCTACATCAGAATGCAACTGCAGGACATTTCGAAAAGTGTGCCGTGCAAGAAAAGTTAACTACGCACACACAGCAGAATTTCTGTCCAGGTCAGTCCTATTTCATACTTCTTTTAAGCTAA